A genomic segment from Halomonas sp. TA22 encodes:
- the nusA gene encoding transcription termination factor NusA → MSKEILAVVDVISNEKGVPRDVIFEAVEAALASASRKRFEDQEVSVRVKINRTTGDYETFRRWEVVEDDDFDGPDAQIKLSYAERRDPPLALGDVVEERIENAAFGRIAAQTAKQVIVQKVREAERAEVVRQYAEREGELVAGIVKKTTREGLILDLGENAEAFLPRSEMIPGERYRMNERVRALLVKVDADARGSQLILSRTCPELIIELFKIEVPEIAEQLIEIKGAARDPGSRAKIAVKTNDRRIDPVGACVGMRGSRVQAVSTELQNERVDIILWDDNPAQLVINAMAPADVGSILVDEDSHSMDVAVAEDNLAQAIGRSGQNVRLASELTGWRLNVMTEEEAEGKREQEIDSLVEHFINHLEIDDELARVLVEEGFTSLEEIAYVPLEEMLEIDEFDEDLVEELRARAKDELLNLAIASEEQLDGAQPADDLLEMEGMERHLAFILASRGVVTMEDLAEQSVDDIKDIEGVDEERAAALIMTARAPWFESEQ, encoded by the coding sequence ATGAGCAAAGAGATTCTGGCGGTCGTTGATGTGATCTCGAACGAGAAGGGCGTGCCCCGGGATGTGATTTTCGAGGCAGTGGAAGCCGCCTTGGCGAGCGCATCCCGCAAGCGCTTCGAGGATCAGGAAGTCAGCGTCCGGGTCAAGATCAATCGCACCACTGGCGATTACGAGACATTCCGGCGCTGGGAAGTGGTCGAGGACGATGATTTCGACGGCCCCGATGCCCAGATCAAGCTCAGCTACGCCGAGCGCCGCGATCCCCCTCTGGCCCTTGGCGATGTGGTCGAGGAGCGCATCGAGAACGCCGCCTTCGGTCGCATTGCCGCGCAGACCGCCAAGCAGGTCATCGTGCAGAAGGTGCGCGAGGCCGAGCGTGCCGAGGTGGTGCGCCAATACGCCGAGCGTGAAGGCGAGCTGGTGGCCGGTATCGTCAAGAAGACCACCCGCGAGGGGTTGATCCTCGATCTTGGCGAGAATGCCGAAGCCTTTCTGCCGCGTAGCGAGATGATCCCCGGCGAGCGCTACCGCATGAACGAGCGTGTGCGTGCCCTGCTGGTCAAGGTTGACGCAGACGCGCGTGGCTCGCAGCTGATCCTGTCACGCACCTGCCCCGAGCTGATCATCGAGCTGTTCAAGATCGAGGTGCCGGAGATTGCCGAGCAGCTCATCGAAATCAAGGGTGCTGCCCGCGACCCTGGCTCCCGAGCCAAGATCGCGGTCAAGACCAACGATCGCCGTATCGATCCGGTCGGGGCCTGTGTCGGCATGCGCGGTTCGCGTGTGCAGGCGGTCTCTACCGAGCTGCAGAATGAGCGAGTGGATATTATCCTTTGGGATGACAACCCCGCCCAGCTGGTGATCAATGCCATGGCGCCGGCGGATGTCGGCTCCATTCTCGTCGACGAAGACAGCCACTCGATGGATGTCGCCGTCGCCGAGGACAATCTTGCCCAGGCCATCGGCCGTAGTGGACAGAACGTGCGCTTGGCATCCGAACTGACGGGCTGGCGGCTCAATGTAATGACGGAAGAGGAGGCCGAGGGCAAGCGCGAGCAGGAAATCGATAGCCTGGTGGAGCACTTCATCAACCACTTGGAAATCGACGATGAATTGGCACGGGTGCTGGTCGAGGAGGGGTTCACCTCTCTTGAAGAGATCGCCTACGTGCCGCTTGAAGAGATGCTTGAGATCGATGAATTCGACGAGGATCTCGTCGAAGAGCTGCGTGCACGCGCGAAAGACGAGCTGTTGAACCTGGCAATCGCCTCCGAAGAGCAGCTCGACGGCGCACAGCCCGCCGACGATCTGCTCGAGATGGAGGGTATGGAGCGTCATCTGGCCTTCATCCTGGCTAGCCGGGGTGTGGTCACGATGGAGGATCTTGCCGAGCAGTCCGTTGACGATATCAAGGATATCGAAGGCGTGGACGAGGAGCGCGCCGCGGCATTGATCATGACTGCCCGTGCGCCTTGGTTCGAGAGCGAACAGTAA
- the rimP gene encoding ribosome maturation factor RimP: MSIKDAALYALVEPVVASMGFELWGIDYLAQGKHSRLVIYIDGPDGVSVENCADISRQVSAVFDVEEPVAGEYRLEVSSPGLDRPLYTLDHFERFKGHVVALKLRSSFDGRRKYQGLLAGIEGDEILVHVDGEEYCFPIEGIDQARVVPQFDD; encoded by the coding sequence GTGTCAATCAAGGACGCCGCGCTCTACGCGCTTGTTGAACCGGTAGTCGCTTCCATGGGCTTCGAGCTATGGGGAATCGACTATCTTGCCCAGGGTAAGCACTCTCGGCTGGTGATCTATATCGATGGTCCGGACGGGGTGTCGGTGGAGAACTGCGCGGATATCAGCCGTCAGGTGAGTGCGGTGTTCGACGTCGAGGAACCGGTCGCCGGCGAATATCGCCTTGAGGTGTCGTCGCCGGGCCTGGACCGGCCGCTCTACACGCTCGATCATTTCGAGCGCTTCAAGGGCCATGTCGTGGCGCTCAAGCTACGCTCGTCGTTTGACGGACGGCGCAAGTATCAGGGTCTCCTGGCTGGCATCGAGGGCGACGAGATACTCGTGCATGTCGATGGCGAGGAGTACTGCTTTCCCATCGAAGGTATCGATCAGGCACGCGTTGTGCCCCAGTTCGACGACTGA
- a CDS encoding PaaI family thioesterase, protein MSEGVPSALMGYHELLGMRVVEWSAGIAVVELVANERHLNRSGIVHGGVLTSMLDSALSLAGLYCDVPGRVRRGMTLSLTTTFVGPAGLGVLRATGRVRGGGRKVYMASGEVTAAQDELLAIAEGSFRRRSGSESPEGMAE, encoded by the coding sequence ATGAGCGAAGGTGTTCCGTCGGCGCTGATGGGCTACCACGAGCTGCTCGGCATGCGTGTGGTGGAGTGGTCGGCGGGGATCGCCGTGGTCGAGCTGGTGGCCAACGAGCGCCACCTCAACCGCAGCGGTATCGTTCACGGCGGTGTGCTCACCTCCATGCTCGATAGCGCCCTGAGCCTGGCCGGGCTCTATTGCGATGTTCCTGGCCGGGTTCGCCGTGGCATGACCCTGTCGCTGACGACGACATTCGTGGGTCCCGCTGGGCTCGGCGTACTGCGGGCCACCGGCCGGGTGCGCGGTGGCGGGCGCAAGGTCTACATGGCGAGCGGCGAGGTCACTGCTGCACAGGATGAACTGCTGGCCATCGCCGAAGGTTCGTTCCGACGGCGCAGCGGAAGCGAATCGCCGGAAGGCATGGCCGAGTGA
- a CDS encoding class I adenylate-forming enzyme family protein has protein sequence MALSVTRRAPDEIIFGRWASELVAELPERLSSRVLDNAERLADQPALVDGEVRWSYAELGREIRAAAEWFDTLGIRPGDRIMTVSENCRALVVLLLAASERDVWVAIVNSRLSAQEIDAIRDNCQPRRVFYTSEASPDAETLGERNGAETYEHPSLGRLRLSPLAEVTPEPVAASGADQVAAMIYTSGTTGTPKGVMLTHRGILFIATLSGGMRHLCQGQRVYGVLPMSHIFGLSSVCMGSLYNGACLYTVPRFDAAVMLEALEHERITVLQGVPAMFARTLEFLRREGRPLAAPELRYISAGGSPLDSDLKGRVQALFGLTLHNGYGLTEASPTISQTRIDDRFDSNTVGRILPLLEYRLEALGEAGEGEPTHEGVGELWVRGPNVMKGYFRQSAATRACLTEEGWLNTGDIARFDEGDQLYIVGRSKELIIRSGFNIYPPDVEAVINEHPDITLSAVVGRQVAGNEEVVAFVQCEPGATLREDELKAFIAERLAPYKRPTQLVLMDVLPATASGKILKGRLRDLAGREGAE, from the coding sequence ATGGCACTTTCGGTGACACGCCGGGCGCCCGATGAGATTATCTTCGGCCGTTGGGCCAGCGAGTTGGTAGCCGAACTGCCCGAGCGCCTCAGTAGCCGCGTACTGGATAATGCCGAGCGCCTGGCCGATCAGCCGGCGCTGGTCGATGGCGAGGTCCGCTGGAGCTACGCCGAGCTGGGGCGCGAGATTCGCGCCGCCGCCGAGTGGTTCGATACGCTGGGGATTCGTCCGGGCGATCGCATCATGACCGTGAGCGAGAACTGCCGCGCACTGGTCGTGCTGCTTCTGGCGGCGAGCGAACGCGACGTCTGGGTGGCCATCGTCAATTCGCGGCTCTCGGCCCAGGAGATCGATGCCATCCGCGACAACTGCCAACCGCGCCGGGTGTTCTACACCAGCGAAGCGTCGCCGGATGCCGAGACCCTCGGCGAGCGCAATGGCGCCGAGACATATGAGCATCCCTCGTTGGGCCGGCTGCGGCTTTCGCCGCTGGCCGAGGTGACGCCGGAGCCGGTCGCGGCTAGTGGCGCCGACCAGGTCGCGGCGATGATCTACACTTCCGGGACCACCGGCACGCCCAAGGGCGTGATGCTGACCCATCGCGGTATCCTGTTCATCGCCACGCTCTCGGGGGGCATGCGCCACCTGTGTCAGGGCCAGCGCGTCTATGGTGTGCTGCCGATGTCTCACATATTCGGCCTGTCGTCGGTGTGCATGGGCTCGCTCTACAACGGTGCCTGTCTCTATACCGTGCCGCGCTTCGACGCTGCCGTCATGCTCGAGGCGTTGGAGCATGAGCGTATCACCGTGCTGCAGGGGGTGCCGGCGATGTTCGCGCGCACGCTTGAGTTTCTGCGCCGCGAGGGGCGTCCTCTCGCCGCTCCCGAACTGCGCTATATCTCGGCCGGCGGCTCGCCGCTCGACAGCGACCTCAAGGGGCGGGTCCAGGCGCTGTTCGGACTGACGCTGCACAACGGCTATGGCCTCACCGAGGCGAGCCCGACCATCAGCCAGACGCGCATCGACGACCGCTTCGACAGCAATACCGTGGGCCGCATATTGCCGCTTCTGGAGTATCGGCTCGAGGCGCTGGGTGAGGCCGGCGAGGGTGAGCCTACCCATGAAGGCGTCGGCGAACTCTGGGTGCGTGGTCCCAACGTGATGAAAGGCTACTTTCGCCAGTCGGCCGCTACCCGCGCCTGCCTCACTGAAGAGGGCTGGCTCAACACCGGCGATATCGCCCGCTTCGATGAGGGTGATCAGCTCTATATCGTCGGCCGCAGCAAGGAGCTGATCATTCGCTCCGGCTTCAACATCTATCCTCCCGACGTCGAGGCAGTGATCAACGAACATCCGGATATCACCCTGTCGGCGGTGGTGGGACGCCAGGTGGCCGGCAACGAGGAAGTGGTCGCCTTCGTCCAGTGCGAGCCCGGCGCCACGCTCCGAGAGGATGAGCTCAAGGCTTTCATCGCCGAGCGCCTGGCCCCGTACAAGCGACCTACGCAACTGGTGTTGATGGACGTGCTGCCGGCCACTGCCAGCGGCAAGATCCTCAAGGGACGCCTGCGCGACTTGGCCGGCCGGGAGGGAGCCGAATGA
- a CDS encoding acyl-CoA dehydrogenase family protein, protein MIRDPELLNQLVDTISRFVRERLIPNESRLAEDDAVPVELLEEMKEMGLFGLSIPEEYGGLGLTMEEESLVAMEIGRTSPAFRSVFGTNNGIGAQGILIDGTPEQKAKYVPRLATGEILSSFCLTEPDSGSDAASLRTTAVHDGDHFVLNGTKRYITNGPEADLFTVMARTDPNNKGAGGISAFIVEGDTPGLKRGPADKKMGQKGAHTCDIIFDNCRVPAENIIGGKEGQGFKTAMKVLDRGRLHISAVCVGVAERLVEESLRYAMERQQFGSALSDHQLIQAMLADSKTETYAGRTMVLDAARRKDAGENVSTLASCCKLFCAEMVGRVADRAVQIHGGAGYMAEYAVERFYRDVRLFRIYEGTTQIQQVVIARNMVREAS, encoded by the coding sequence ATGATCCGCGATCCGGAACTTCTCAATCAGCTCGTCGATACCATTTCTCGCTTCGTGCGCGAGCGCTTGATACCTAATGAGTCACGACTGGCGGAAGATGATGCCGTTCCCGTTGAACTTCTCGAGGAGATGAAGGAGATGGGCCTCTTTGGCCTGTCGATACCGGAGGAGTATGGCGGCCTGGGCCTGACCATGGAGGAGGAGTCGCTGGTGGCGATGGAGATAGGCAGGACCTCGCCGGCCTTCCGCTCGGTCTTTGGTACCAACAACGGCATCGGCGCCCAGGGGATCCTCATCGACGGCACGCCGGAACAGAAGGCCAAGTATGTGCCACGCTTGGCCACGGGCGAGATTCTCAGCTCCTTCTGCCTGACCGAGCCGGATTCCGGCTCCGACGCCGCCAGCCTGCGCACGACCGCGGTACATGACGGCGACCACTTCGTGCTCAACGGCACCAAGCGCTATATCACCAATGGTCCCGAGGCCGATCTGTTTACCGTGATGGCACGCACCGATCCGAACAACAAGGGTGCAGGAGGCATCTCGGCCTTTATTGTCGAAGGCGATACGCCGGGGCTGAAGCGTGGCCCAGCTGACAAGAAGATGGGCCAGAAAGGGGCGCACACCTGCGATATCATCTTCGATAATTGCCGTGTCCCTGCGGAAAACATCATCGGGGGCAAGGAGGGGCAGGGCTTCAAGACTGCCATGAAGGTGCTCGACCGTGGGCGGCTGCATATTTCCGCTGTCTGCGTTGGCGTGGCTGAGCGGCTGGTCGAGGAGTCCTTGCGCTATGCCATGGAACGACAGCAATTCGGCTCGGCGCTATCAGATCATCAGCTCATCCAAGCCATGCTTGCCGATAGCAAGACCGAGACCTATGCCGGGCGTACCATGGTGCTCGACGCCGCCAGGCGCAAGGATGCTGGCGAGAATGTGTCCACACTCGCCTCGTGCTGCAAGCTGTTCTGCGCTGAGATGGTGGGGCGGGTGGCCGATCGTGCGGTACAGATTCACGGCGGTGCCGGCTACATGGCCGAGTACGCGGTGGAGCGCTTCTATCGCGACGTGCGCCTGTTCCGCATCTATGAAGGTACCACCCAGATCCAGCAAGTGGTGATCGCACGCAACATGGTGCGGGAGGCGAGCTGA
- a CDS encoding 3-hydroxyacyl-CoA dehydrogenase, which yields MSNESSPTSSAPPPFKTLGIVGTGAMGRGIAQLAAQAGLTVYLHDTREVAVQEAKEFIVSLWARGVEKQRLSESDAARYSASLKEANTLAEMADCDIVVEAIVEKLEAKQTLFQQLEEILDDQAVLATNTSSLSVTAIASACRHPQRVIGFHFFNPVPLMKIVEVIPGLRTASDVADKVEALGQAMGHFTARTTDTPGFLVNHAGRAFGTEALRILGESVTDHTTIDRILVDQGGFRMGPFTLLDLTGLDVSHAVMESIYHQYYEEARFRPSPLTRQRLSAGLLGRKSGEGFYRYVDGKPQVADEPPAPRTASRSVWISPEDIAAHRALANVVSAAGWPLEEASRPSSEALCLLTPLGEDATRCALRQDLDAGRCVAVDMLGSLGTRRTLMTTPATRDEILDAALTLLGHDGTPVSTLNDSNGFVLQRVVACIVNVGCEIAQQGVAEPQTIDRAVELGLGYPHGPLAMGDHYGSQRILTILDNMLDASGDPRYRASPWLRRRATLGLPLTTP from the coding sequence ATGTCGAATGAGTCTTCCCCAACTTCCAGCGCCCCACCCCCTTTCAAGACATTAGGCATCGTCGGCACTGGTGCCATGGGCCGGGGTATCGCCCAATTGGCGGCCCAGGCGGGTCTTACCGTCTATCTTCATGACACTCGGGAAGTCGCCGTACAGGAAGCGAAGGAGTTCATTGTCAGTCTATGGGCGCGAGGTGTTGAAAAGCAGCGGCTGAGCGAATCCGACGCTGCGCGTTATAGCGCCAGTCTCAAGGAAGCCAATACCCTCGCCGAGATGGCCGATTGCGACATCGTTGTCGAAGCCATCGTCGAGAAGCTCGAGGCGAAGCAGACCCTGTTCCAGCAGCTCGAGGAGATTCTCGACGACCAGGCAGTGCTCGCCACCAACACCTCGTCGCTCTCAGTGACCGCCATTGCCTCGGCCTGCCGCCATCCACAGCGCGTGATCGGCTTTCACTTCTTCAATCCCGTGCCATTGATGAAGATCGTCGAGGTGATCCCGGGGCTGCGCACCGCAAGCGATGTGGCCGACAAGGTCGAAGCTCTGGGCCAGGCCATGGGGCACTTCACGGCCCGTACCACCGATACGCCCGGATTTCTGGTCAATCACGCCGGTCGCGCCTTCGGCACCGAAGCGCTGCGCATCCTGGGCGAAAGCGTAACGGACCACACGACGATCGACCGCATACTAGTCGATCAGGGCGGGTTTCGGATGGGCCCCTTCACGCTGCTAGATCTCACCGGGCTCGACGTATCCCATGCAGTAATGGAGTCCATCTACCACCAGTATTATGAAGAGGCGCGCTTTCGCCCTTCACCGTTGACGCGCCAACGGCTAAGTGCTGGCCTGCTCGGTCGCAAAAGTGGCGAAGGTTTCTATCGTTATGTCGATGGCAAGCCCCAGGTCGCTGACGAACCACCGGCACCTCGGACTGCCTCTCGCTCTGTCTGGATCAGTCCTGAGGACATAGCTGCCCATCGTGCCCTAGCCAATGTGGTGTCAGCGGCCGGATGGCCGTTGGAAGAGGCTTCGAGACCCAGCAGCGAGGCATTATGCCTGCTGACACCACTGGGTGAGGACGCGACTCGGTGCGCGCTTCGTCAAGACCTGGATGCCGGCCGCTGTGTGGCCGTCGACATGCTTGGCAGCCTCGGCACGCGACGCACCCTGATGACCACCCCCGCTACCCGAGACGAGATTCTCGACGCGGCCCTGACGTTACTCGGCCATGACGGCACGCCAGTCAGCACTCTCAACGACAGCAACGGCTTCGTGCTGCAGCGGGTGGTGGCGTGCATTGTCAACGTCGGCTGCGAGATTGCCCAGCAGGGCGTGGCCGAGCCACAGACCATCGATCGTGCCGTGGAGCTGGGCCTGGGTTATCCCCACGGCCCGTTGGCCATGGGTGATCACTACGGTAGCCAGCGCATCCTGACCATCCTCGACAATATGCTGGATGCCAGCGGTGATCCACGTTATCGGGCCAGCCCATGGCTGAGGCGCCGCGCGACGCTTGGCCTGCCACTAACCACTCCCTGA